TTACGTTTCCATCGAGCGCGAAGACTGGCCCGCCAAGGTTTAAGTCTCCCACCGACATACCCGTGATATAGAACGTACGTGGTTTTTCTACAATTGCTTGGATGCGTTCAACGCTAGCGGCAATCGTGCGGTTGGCAATCATTCCGAGTCTTGATAGCATTATTGCTTGGTCTAGTAACGCTGGTTTTGCTTGTTTTGAAAGATCCAGTACATTCAGCGGTTTTGTAGGCTTTTGTATCGGACGAATAAAAGCAAGGTCTAGATCCTTGTCTCGCAGGGCAATTTTTGCAGGGATTTCTGTGCCATCCGCAAGGCGAATTTTTAAATCAGTGACCTCGCTAGAAATCTTAAGATTGTATTCGCTGGAGCTCATCATCTTGCTCATCATTTCAGATGGATCTACCGCAGAGAGCGATGCAACTGTGAGACCTGAGGGGTCAATTATGACTCCTGTGGCCTCAGCTTTGTTCTCTTCTTTCGATGCCTCCTCGCCTTCCATTGACATCTCGGTCTTGACGACTAATTGCAGAGTAACAATGGCATCGCCATATTTAGCGATGATATCCTTTCCTGCTTGGGCGGCTTCATCAGCGGCCAGGATTGCGGGAGAAAACAAACTACATAGTACGCACAAAAGTGAAACTCCGACCGCAAATCCAAATCTTTGTGTTTGCATTTTATCCTCCTTAATTTTATGGTACGCGTGGCCAAGTTGGCCTTATTTCTATGAACATTTCTTGGATACCACGCTTAATCTGAAAGACTACCGTTTTCCGTTTTTCGTTTGCTATCTTTGCCATTATTTTCTGGAATTCTTGGACATTTTTCACTTGCTGGTTGTCAACTGTACAGATAAGGTCGCCAATCAAAAGGTTTCCTAAAGCCGCCCAACCGCCTTCGCTGACCGATTCGACAATAACACCTTCTTGATTCTCAGGCCAACCTTCTTCTACCCGATCTAAAAATGCAATGTCGCGAACGATAAAGTCGAAGTTGATATCCTGATATTTTTTCATCTCACGGGGGAGTTTAGGCGAGGCAGGCAACTCCACCGGGACCTTTATTTCTTCATTATTGCGTAGGACAGTAAGCTCTACCTTGGAACCTATTGGGTACTGTCTAATCATTGTAGATAGTA
The genomic region above belongs to Armatimonadota bacterium and contains:
- a CDS encoding serine protease; translation: MQTQRFGFAVGVSLLCVLCSLFSPAILAADEAAQAGKDIIAKYGDAIVTLQLVVKTEMSMEGEEASKEENKAEATGVIIDPSGLTVASLSAVDPSEMMSKMMSSSEYNLKISSEVTDLKIRLADGTEIPAKIALRDKDLDLAFIRPIQKPTKPLNVLDLSKQAKPALLDQAIMLSRLGMIANRTIAASVERIQAIVEKPRTFYITGMSVGDLNLGGPVFALDGNVIGLLIMRILPQRAGGETSFSMFSMNDMPIMPMILPASDILAAAKQVPESVQ